One window of uncultured Trichococcus sp. genomic DNA carries:
- a CDS encoding helix-turn-helix domain-containing protein has protein sequence MYKVFIVEDEHLIRDSLRNQLLSLAETHPLIFSGEASDGEMALASIMDVKPDILLTDIRMPFMDGLSLAKEVRKIFPWIRIIFISGFDDFEYARTAIQVQADAYLLKPIKDTELIQTLETVITVLDKQKEPVMERDTHADNFVFELKKNHFLNGIFRGDLSVPEVLQESAALKRSVVGKKTCVVLATNHYDKNFDDYFRFSNYLHFLFGADESIIFSSISSRFIKFLLMDSDTDRLLEKSYQLAQTLVHELKDEEAEDLIVSIGPIVERLSEIPQAYRYTQNMLQTYGVLRTERIISYEDDIKDGEVSPTNPFKLDLAQKIAQTEADELEELVLELQGTPGDTEERNRLFRFFVLTELGHLVQKKNPGSEQPLLEKMNDLDQLAAVAADAAEYTQIIEKLLAFLMAAHINPSMMKYQSVIQKALGFIKENFTDPDISLNVVADAVNLSPSHFSTIFSQSLGQTFIDFLTECRLQHAKELLVRTDDKLSAIAMDIGYNDPNYFSYLFKKREGQTPKEFRRTHSRA, from the coding sequence ATGTATAAAGTCTTTATAGTCGAGGATGAACACCTGATCCGCGACAGCCTGCGGAACCAACTGCTGTCCCTCGCCGAAACACACCCGCTGATTTTTTCAGGGGAAGCCTCCGACGGAGAAATGGCCTTGGCCTCGATCATGGACGTCAAACCCGATATCCTGCTGACCGATATCCGGATGCCCTTCATGGACGGCCTGAGTTTGGCAAAGGAAGTCCGGAAGATCTTCCCTTGGATCCGCATCATCTTCATCAGCGGCTTCGATGATTTCGAATATGCGCGCACCGCCATCCAAGTGCAGGCGGACGCCTATCTTCTGAAGCCGATCAAAGATACCGAGCTGATCCAAACGCTCGAGACTGTCATCACGGTATTGGACAAACAAAAAGAACCCGTCATGGAACGGGATACGCATGCGGATAATTTCGTCTTCGAACTGAAGAAAAATCATTTCCTGAACGGCATCTTCCGCGGGGATTTGTCGGTTCCGGAAGTGCTGCAGGAATCCGCCGCTTTGAAGCGCTCGGTTGTCGGGAAAAAGACCTGCGTCGTGTTGGCCACCAATCATTACGACAAGAACTTCGACGATTATTTTCGTTTCAGCAATTATCTGCATTTTCTTTTCGGAGCGGATGAGAGCATCATTTTCTCCAGCATCTCTTCCCGCTTCATCAAATTTCTGCTGATGGACAGCGATACGGACAGGCTGTTGGAAAAGAGTTACCAACTGGCTCAGACGCTCGTCCACGAACTGAAGGACGAAGAGGCGGAGGACCTGATCGTTTCGATCGGCCCGATCGTCGAACGGCTCAGCGAAATTCCGCAGGCCTACCGCTACACGCAGAATATGCTCCAGACCTACGGGGTGCTGCGGACCGAACGGATCATCAGCTACGAGGACGACATCAAGGACGGCGAAGTTTCCCCGACGAATCCTTTCAAGCTCGATCTGGCCCAAAAAATCGCCCAGACCGAAGCGGATGAACTGGAGGAGCTGGTGCTGGAGCTTCAGGGAACACCCGGGGATACCGAAGAACGCAACCGCCTCTTCCGCTTTTTCGTGCTGACCGAGTTGGGCCATCTTGTCCAAAAAAAGAATCCCGGTTCGGAGCAACCTTTGCTTGAAAAAATGAATGACCTTGACCAGCTGGCGGCGGTGGCTGCCGATGCCGCGGAGTATACCCAAATCATCGAAAAGCTGTTGGCTTTTCTGATGGCGGCCCACATCAACCCCTCCATGATGAAGTATCAGAGCGTCATCCAAAAAGCCTTGGGATTCATCAAGGAGAACTTCACCGATCCGGATATCTCTCTGAATGTCGTGGCCGATGCCGTAAACCTGAGTCCGTCGCACTTCAGCACCATCTTCTCGCAATCTTTGGGGCAGACCTTCATCGATTTCCTGACCGAATGCCGCCTGCAGCATGCCAAGGAGTTGTTGGTCAGGACGGATGACAAGCTGTCCGCCATCGCGATGGACATCGGCTACAACGATCCCAATTATTTCAGCTACCTCTTCAAAAAACGGGAAGGCCAGACCCCCAAAGAATTCCGAAGAACACATTCCAGAGCGTGA